One genomic segment of Paraburkholderia hospita includes these proteins:
- a CDS encoding cupin domain-containing protein has protein sequence MSPPLDWLSRLLGMMTVRGQLELRCAYGAPWQVVYGDSDAGEMPYHIVLGGSAILETPGTGKPQNLGAGDIVMLTHGSAHILHDGGGAKPKPAREREALNLIISENKGTGQRLDMLCGRIVLAPPHDRFIRAYLPPRLVIRTSAAEGSSHGETLTQLQALMALMRAESGADNLGGYAMLNALSTALFALALRMSSESDEAPTGLLALAGHPRLAPALAVIFNEPAYPWTLAELSGLCSMSRATLLRHFHEKVGRSPNELLADVRMALAANALKKPGVSTEVVAEGVGYQSVAAFRRAFTQHVGMTPAEWRRSELEKQQGGA, from the coding sequence ATGTCACCCCCACTTGATTGGCTCAGCCGTCTGCTCGGCATGATGACGGTGCGCGGCCAGCTTGAACTTCGATGCGCCTATGGCGCACCGTGGCAGGTCGTCTACGGCGATTCGGATGCTGGGGAAATGCCGTACCACATCGTGCTCGGCGGATCGGCAATCCTGGAGACGCCGGGCACGGGCAAACCGCAGAATCTGGGCGCTGGCGATATCGTGATGTTGACGCACGGCTCGGCTCATATCCTTCACGATGGTGGGGGCGCGAAGCCGAAGCCTGCACGTGAACGCGAGGCGTTGAACCTGATCATCAGCGAAAATAAAGGCACGGGTCAGCGCCTGGATATGCTCTGCGGACGAATCGTGCTGGCGCCGCCACATGACCGCTTTATTCGTGCGTACCTTCCGCCGCGACTCGTAATCCGGACATCGGCCGCGGAGGGTTCCTCTCACGGCGAGACGCTGACCCAGCTGCAAGCTCTTATGGCGCTCATGCGAGCGGAATCGGGTGCGGACAACCTGGGCGGCTACGCGATGCTCAATGCGCTATCGACGGCTCTCTTCGCGCTGGCGCTACGCATGTCCAGCGAGTCTGACGAAGCGCCGACGGGGCTACTGGCGCTCGCTGGGCATCCGCGTCTGGCGCCTGCGCTTGCGGTCATATTCAACGAGCCGGCCTATCCGTGGACCCTGGCTGAGTTGTCCGGGCTCTGTAGCATGTCGCGCGCGACCTTGCTTCGCCACTTCCATGAGAAGGTGGGACGCTCGCCCAATGAGCTGTTGGCGGATGTCCGGATGGCGCTGGCCGCCAACGCGTTGAAAAAGCCAGGCGTTTCCACCGAAGTCGTCGCCGAGGGCGTCGGCTACCAATCCGTGGCTGCGTTCAGGCGCGCCTTCACGCAACACGTGGGCATGACGCCAGCCGAGTGGCGCCGTTCGGAGCTGGAGAAGCAACAGGGCGGTGCATGA